From a region of the Hymenobacter jejuensis genome:
- a CDS encoding L-threonylcarbamoyladenylate synthase, translating to MTLFQQEVEMAVDALLMQQVILYPTDTVWGLGCDAEVPRAVERLYKLKGRPEDKPSIVLVADLDMMHRYASAVPDGLAELLAAQTRPTTYLLPASKQVAPLLVASDGTIGLRIAQDEFCHKVVRRLGHGLVSTSANLSGNPTPATYAQVDPLIIRKADYVVSWRQDDTTTVAPSRVVRLAADGRLEVVRE from the coding sequence ATGACGCTTTTTCAGCAGGAAGTAGAAATGGCCGTAGATGCCTTGCTCATGCAGCAAGTTATTCTGTACCCGACCGATACGGTGTGGGGCTTAGGCTGTGATGCCGAAGTGCCGCGGGCGGTGGAGCGCTTGTATAAGCTGAAAGGCCGCCCGGAAGACAAGCCCAGCATCGTGCTGGTCGCTGACCTGGACATGATGCACCGATACGCTTCGGCAGTACCCGATGGGCTGGCTGAGTTGCTGGCTGCCCAGACGCGCCCTACCACTTATTTACTGCCGGCCTCGAAGCAAGTGGCTCCACTGCTTGTAGCGTCCGATGGCACCATCGGGCTGCGCATTGCACAGGATGAGTTTTGCCACAAAGTAGTGCGCCGACTGGGGCACGGCTTGGTATCTACCTCGGCCAACCTCAGCGGCAATCCAACGCCCGCTACCTACGCGCAAGTCGATCCGCTGATAATTAGAAAGGCAGATTACGTCGTGAGCTGGCGCCAAGACGATACCACAACCGTCGCGCCGTCGCGCGTAGTGCGCTTAGCCGCTGATGGAAGGCTGGAAGTAGTGCGGGAATAA
- a CDS encoding PspC domain-containing protein, with the protein MKKNISINLQGIIFHIEEDGYEILSRYLAEVKAHFSGYRGHEEIVADIESRIAELFSMRLSSTKQVITLEDVEEMVAKMGRVSDFQSADDAEDDEETLASAVAAGTAAGSYTYSSGTGSGPSATGAASATAATDEPRRLYRDMANRKIAGVAAGIARYFSINPLWIRLGFLVLFFINPVFRHMTPFDNTHFDLAGLVLLAYVILWIALPKRYDTPPTDEDPTFKKLYRDTDNGKVGGVSAGLAAYFKVDVVLVRILFIVFIFAGGFSIPVYIILWILLPEAKTVSDKMRMRGDAVTLSGIDNSLRNNAFEAGAVPSSNRPVGTFLEELFRNVRPLINFLGNLIRWAAGALLVVIGFSMLLGFTIALGVALGWIPESQGFVHTGPFPPYLFMNSVPTWALFAFYATAAIPALAMLLLGIGLLLRRSVLSRTAGLSLLGLWLLSVVGSSIAAARISRDFQDRGTYSTTRSFAPVPYPTVMLAMRDFENSMSRPNITLVSADSGQVIRMEQEVSANGATEEAAIQSAANSITYGVQQRDSVLTFDESYRFRPNATFRDQRVSLVLHLPKDKTYRLSENFSYLLNSESFVNDHRPEDIASRRFRLRGNQLECINCTAEEMRDKNDKDGDDVNVDMNDNDGINVHVNTDDDENGDVSVKIDLGKTSFPTDLGAYGSGRRSFNLNGFERIEANGAYRVYVRQGSEFKIEAAGDERDLGNLRVDTNGEELVIRPRNTGSWFNFSSHNNKPVLVRVTLPTLRGLDLSGACRADVAGFSGESLSVEQSGACSATLNVDVPRLDLDLSGACHTDVRGSATELHAEGSGACQIQALGLQTQRTTLELTGMSQAQVRVSDELRTDLSGASHVEYAGNPSTIKNDVSGSSRVKRIEPNN; encoded by the coding sequence ATGAAAAAGAACATCAGCATCAACCTTCAGGGCATCATCTTCCACATCGAAGAGGATGGCTACGAAATCCTTAGCCGCTACCTGGCTGAAGTGAAGGCTCATTTTTCTGGCTACCGTGGCCACGAAGAGATTGTGGCCGATATCGAAAGCCGCATCGCCGAGCTGTTTTCGATGCGCCTGTCCAGCACCAAGCAAGTCATCACGCTGGAAGACGTAGAGGAAATGGTGGCCAAAATGGGCCGCGTCAGCGACTTCCAATCGGCCGACGATGCCGAAGACGACGAAGAAACCCTGGCTTCGGCCGTAGCCGCTGGCACCGCTGCCGGCAGCTACACCTATAGCAGCGGCACGGGCAGTGGCCCCTCGGCCACCGGCGCTGCTTCGGCAACCGCTGCCACCGACGAGCCCCGTCGCCTCTACCGCGACATGGCCAACCGCAAGATTGCGGGCGTAGCCGCTGGCATTGCTAGGTACTTCTCTATCAATCCGTTGTGGATTCGGTTAGGATTCCTGGTTCTGTTTTTCATCAACCCCGTGTTCCGGCACATGACGCCCTTCGACAACACGCATTTCGACCTGGCTGGTCTGGTGCTGTTGGCCTACGTCATCCTCTGGATTGCGCTGCCCAAGCGCTACGACACGCCGCCCACCGATGAAGATCCGACCTTCAAAAAGCTTTACCGCGACACCGACAACGGCAAAGTCGGTGGGGTTTCGGCCGGCCTGGCAGCGTACTTCAAAGTTGACGTAGTATTGGTTCGCATCCTGTTCATCGTCTTCATCTTTGCCGGCGGCTTCTCCATTCCGGTCTACATTATCCTCTGGATTTTGCTGCCCGAAGCCAAAACCGTATCCGATAAGATGCGCATGCGCGGCGACGCCGTTACGCTCTCCGGAATAGATAACTCCTTGCGTAACAATGCGTTTGAGGCAGGCGCGGTTCCTTCCAGCAACCGCCCGGTAGGCACCTTTCTAGAAGAGCTGTTCCGCAATGTTCGGCCTTTGATCAACTTTCTGGGCAACCTGATTCGCTGGGCTGCCGGCGCTCTGCTCGTTGTCATTGGCTTCTCCATGCTGCTGGGCTTTACCATCGCGCTGGGCGTGGCCTTGGGTTGGATACCGGAGTCGCAGGGCTTTGTGCACACGGGCCCCTTCCCTCCTTACCTGTTCATGAACAGCGTGCCTACCTGGGCGCTCTTCGCCTTCTACGCTACGGCTGCTATCCCTGCGTTGGCCATGCTGCTGCTGGGCATCGGGCTGCTGCTACGCCGCTCGGTACTGAGCCGCACGGCGGGTCTGTCGCTGCTGGGCCTGTGGTTGCTGAGCGTTGTAGGCTCTAGCATTGCAGCCGCCCGCATCAGCCGCGACTTTCAAGACCGCGGTACGTACTCAACCACCCGCAGCTTTGCGCCGGTGCCGTACCCTACCGTGATGCTGGCCATGCGGGACTTTGAAAACTCGATGAGCCGTCCGAACATCACTTTGGTCTCTGCCGACAGCGGCCAAGTGATCCGGATGGAGCAGGAAGTATCGGCTAACGGCGCTACCGAAGAGGCAGCTATTCAATCGGCTGCCAACAGCATCACCTACGGCGTGCAGCAACGCGACTCGGTGCTGACCTTCGACGAGAGCTACCGCTTCCGGCCCAACGCTACCTTCCGCGATCAGCGGGTGTCGCTGGTGCTGCACTTGCCCAAAGACAAAACCTACCGCTTGAGTGAAAACTTTAGCTATCTACTTAATAGCGAGTCATTTGTAAATGACCATCGCCCCGAGGATATCGCCAGCCGCCGGTTCCGTTTGCGTGGCAACCAACTGGAGTGCATCAATTGCACAGCCGAGGAAATGCGCGACAAAAACGACAAAGACGGCGACGATGTGAACGTCGACATGAACGATAACGACGGCATCAATGTGCACGTCAACACCGACGACGATGAAAACGGCGACGTGAGCGTGAAGATTGACCTGGGAAAGACCAGCTTTCCTACCGATCTGGGCGCTTACGGTTCGGGCCGCCGCAGCTTCAACCTCAACGGATTTGAGCGCATCGAGGCCAACGGCGCCTACCGAGTGTATGTACGCCAAGGCAGCGAATTCAAAATCGAAGCCGCCGGTGACGAGCGCGACCTAGGCAACCTGCGCGTTGATACCAACGGCGAAGAGCTGGTCATCCGGCCGCGTAACACGGGCTCTTGGTTCAACTTTTCTTCCCACAACAACAAGCCTGTATTGGTGCGCGTCACGCTGCCTACGCTCCGGGGCCTCGACCTAAGCGGCGCCTGCCGCGCCGATGTAGCCGGGTTTAGCGGCGAGTCGCTTTCTGTAGAGCAATCCGGAGCCTGCTCCGCTACGCTTAATGTCGATGTACCACGCCTCGACCTCGACTTGAGCGGCGCCTGCCACACCGATGTCCGCGGCAGCGCCACTGAGCTGCATGCCGAAGGCTCCGGCGCCTGCCAGATTCAGGCGTTAGGCCTGCAAACGCAGCGCACCACTCTAGAGCTCACAGGCATGAGCCAGGCCCAGGTACGGGTTTCGGATGAGTTGCGCACCGATCTGAGCGGAGCCAGCCACGTCGAGTATGCCGGCAACCCGTCTACCATAAAAAACGACGTTTCGGGCTCGTCACGCGTAAAGCGCATTGAGCCAAACAATTAA
- the mce gene encoding methylmalonyl-CoA epimerase, producing the protein MLTNLEHLGLAVQDLEAATALYTTLLGEPPYKREHVASEGVDTVFFKVGGSKIELLAGTTPESAITKYLAKKGEGIHHVAFEVADIRVTMARLREQGFVLLNKEPKRGADNKLVCFVHPKSAAGVLVELCQEIG; encoded by the coding sequence ATGCTCACCAACTTAGAACACCTCGGCTTGGCCGTACAGGATCTTGAAGCAGCCACTGCGCTCTATACAACGCTACTCGGCGAACCGCCTTATAAACGCGAACATGTTGCCAGTGAGGGTGTTGACACAGTGTTTTTTAAAGTTGGCGGTTCCAAAATTGAGTTGCTAGCAGGCACAACGCCGGAGAGCGCCATCACAAAATATTTGGCCAAGAAAGGCGAGGGCATTCACCACGTCGCCTTCGAAGTAGCTGACATCCGAGTTACAATGGCGCGGTTGCGCGAGCAGGGGTTTGTGTTGCTCAACAAAGAACCTAAACGAGGCGCCGACAACAAGCTCGTATGCTTTGTGCACCCAAAGAGCGCGGCGGGCGTATTGGTAGAACTATGCCAGGAAATCGGGTAG
- a CDS encoding CCA tRNA nucleotidyltransferase produces the protein MKSPQLPDLPLFQTIAEAAGELAYPAYVIGGFVRDLALERPSKDVDVVCVGDGIKLAQAVGRKLPNKPRVTVFKNFGTAMLPTPEVEIEFVGARKESYRAESRKPEVEAGTLEEDLARRDFTINALGLSLNPQDFGALVDRYDGMGDLRRKTIRTPLDPDITFSDDPLRMMRAIRFAAQLNFDIDPDTYDALARNKERIKIVSQERITDELNKIIMAPKPSYGFKLLFQSGLLQLIFPKMAQLYGVERVGQHAHKDNFYHTLQVLDNVVVAGGDLWLRWAAILHDIAKPATKRLDPKIGWTFHGHEDKGARWVPQIFTELKLPLGEEMRQVQKLVRLHLRPIALVKETVTDSAVRRLLFEAGDEIDRLMTLCRADITSKDHNRVQRYLRNFDVVEQKLKEVEEKDHLRNFKPVITGEVIMETFGLKPSREVGELKDALLEAILDGKVRNEFEEAFAFLLQLGKAKGLPPGQPFTHQKTQ, from the coding sequence ATGAAATCTCCGCAACTCCCTGATCTTCCGTTGTTCCAAACCATTGCCGAAGCCGCCGGCGAACTGGCGTATCCGGCTTATGTAATCGGTGGATTTGTGCGCGACTTAGCCCTGGAGCGACCTAGCAAAGACGTGGACGTTGTATGCGTGGGCGATGGTATTAAGCTTGCCCAAGCCGTGGGCCGAAAATTGCCCAACAAACCCCGCGTAACGGTTTTCAAAAACTTCGGGACGGCTATGCTGCCCACGCCGGAGGTCGAAATCGAATTTGTGGGCGCCCGCAAGGAAAGCTACCGCGCCGAGTCGCGTAAGCCCGAGGTAGAAGCGGGCACCTTGGAAGAAGACCTGGCCCGTAGGGACTTTACAATCAACGCGTTAGGGTTGAGCCTAAACCCGCAGGATTTTGGGGCGCTCGTCGATCGGTACGATGGCATGGGCGACTTACGGCGCAAAACCATTCGCACGCCCCTCGACCCGGATATTACGTTTTCCGACGATCCGTTGCGCATGATGCGCGCCATCCGGTTTGCCGCGCAACTCAATTTCGACATCGACCCCGATACCTACGACGCACTGGCTCGCAATAAGGAGCGCATCAAAATTGTATCGCAGGAGCGCATCACCGACGAGCTGAACAAGATCATTATGGCGCCGAAGCCAAGCTATGGCTTCAAATTGCTGTTTCAGTCGGGATTATTGCAGCTTATCTTCCCCAAGATGGCGCAACTCTACGGCGTCGAGCGGGTGGGGCAGCACGCCCACAAAGACAATTTCTACCACACTTTGCAAGTACTTGATAATGTGGTAGTTGCGGGCGGTGATCTGTGGCTGCGCTGGGCCGCCATCCTGCACGATATTGCCAAGCCGGCTACCAAACGCCTCGACCCAAAAATAGGCTGGACGTTTCATGGCCACGAAGACAAAGGCGCGCGGTGGGTTCCGCAGATTTTCACTGAGCTGAAGCTACCGCTGGGCGAAGAAATGCGCCAGGTGCAAAAGCTGGTTCGGCTGCACTTGCGGCCAATTGCGCTGGTAAAGGAAACCGTAACCGACTCAGCCGTAAGACGTTTGCTATTTGAGGCCGGTGACGAGATCGATCGGTTGATGACGCTGTGCCGCGCCGACATTACCAGCAAAGACCACAACCGGGTGCAGCGCTACCTGCGCAACTTCGACGTGGTGGAGCAAAAGCTGAAGGAGGTAGAGGAGAAAGACCACCTGCGCAACTTCAAGCCCGTGATTACGGGCGAAGTCATTATGGAAACGTTCGGCCTGAAACCTTCGCGTGAGGTAGGCGAACTCAAAGACGCATTGTTGGAAGCCATCCTCGACGGGAAGGTCCGAAACGAATTTGAGGAAGCCTTTGCCTTCCTGTTGCAGCTAGGAAAGGCAAAAGGGCTTCCTCCGGGTCAACCTTTCACTCACCAAAAGACCCAATAA